The Manis javanica isolate MJ-LG chromosome 4, MJ_LKY, whole genome shotgun sequence genome contains a region encoding:
- the TRIM45 gene encoding E3 ubiquitin-protein ligase TRIM45, with product MSENRKPLLRFVGKLPSGTAVGNSVRTHCPLCMGLFKAPRLLPCLHTVCTTCLEQLERFSVMDFRGGDSDTSSEGSIFQELKPPSVQPQIGILCPVCDAQVDLPVGGVKALTIDHLAMNDVMLESLRGEGQGLVCDLCSDREVEKRCQTCKANLCHFCCQAHRRQKKTTYHTMVDLKDLKGYSQIGKPILCPTHPAEELRLFCELCDRPVCRDCVVGEHREHPCDFTSNVIHKHGDSVRELLRGTQPHVEALEEALAQIKGTNSALQERVEAVAADVRTFSEGYIKAIEEHRDKLLKQLEDIRIQKENSLQLQKAQLEQLLADMRTGVEFTEHLLTSGSDLEILLTKGVIVERLTKLNKVEYSAHPGVNDKIRFFPQEKAGRCHGYEVYGTINTKEVDPAKCVLQGEDLHRAREKQTASFTLLCKDTAGESMGRGGDNIQVAVVPKDKKDSPVRTMVQDNKDGTYYISYTPREPGIYTVLVCVKEQHVQGSPFTVTVRKRHRPHLGVFHCCTFCSSGGQKTARCACGGTMPGGYLGCGHGHKGHPGRPHWSCCGKFTEKSECTWTGGQSTPRSLLRTVAL from the exons ATGTCAGAAAACAGGAAACCGCTGCTGCGTTTCGTGGGCAAACTCCCCAGCGGGACTGCCGTTGGAAACTCAGTCAGGACTCACTGCCCTTTGTGCATGGGACTTTTCAAAGCCCCCAGGCTCTTGCCTTGCTTACACACAGTTTGCACCACGTGTCTAGAGCAGCTGGAACGCTTCTCAGTAATGGACTTTCGAGGGGGAGACTCTGACACAAGCTCTGAGGGGTCAATATTTCAGGAACTCAAGCCACCCAGTGTGCAGCCGCAGATCGGCATCCTCTGTCCGGTATGTGATGCTCAGGTGGACCTGCCCGTGGGTGGAGTGAAGGCTTTAACCATAGATCACCTGGCCATGAACGATGTGATGCTGGAGAGTCTTCGTGGGGAAGGCCAGGGCCTGGTGTGTGACCTGTGCAGCGACAGGGAAGTTGAGAAGAGGTGTCAGACCTGCAAAGCCAACCTCTGCCACTTCTGTTGCCAGGCTCATAG GCGGCAGAAGAAAACGACTTACCATACCATGGTGGACCTAAAAGACTTGAAAGGCTATAGCCAGATAGGGAAACCCATTCTGTGTCCCACTCACCCTGCGGAAGAGCTGAGACTGTTCTGTGAGCTCTGCGACCGGCCCGTGTGCCGGGATTGCGTGGTGGGCGAGCACCGCGAGCATCCCTGTGACTTCACCAGCAATGTCATCCACAAGCATGGTGACTCGGTGCGGGAGCTCCTCAGAGGCACCCAGCCCCACGTGGAGGCCCTGGAGGAAGCCCTGGCACAGATCAAAGGGACAAACAGTGCCCTCCAGGAGCGAGTGGAGGCTGTGGCAGCTGATGTGCGAACATTCTCCGAGGGCTACATCAAGGCCATTGAGGAGCACCGGGACAAGCTGCTGAAGCAGCTGGAAGACATACGGATCCAGAAGGAAAACTCCCTGCAGCTGCAGAAGGCCCAGCTGGAGCAGCTGCTGGCAGACATGCGCACTGGAGTGGAGTTCACCGAGCACCTGCTGACCAGTGGCTCGGACTTGGAGATCCTCCTCACCAAGGGGGTCATAGTGGAACGGCTTACAAAGCTGAACAAGGTTGAATACAGTGCCCATCCTGGAGTAAATGATAAGATACGCTTTTTCCCTCAGGAGAAAGCAGGCCGATGCCATGGTTATGAAGTTTATGGGACCATCAATACCAAAGAGGTCGATCCTGCCAAATGTGTCCTTCAAGGAGAAG ATCTCCACAGAGCCCGGGAGAAACAGACAGCCTCTTTCACCCTGCTTTGTAAGGATACAGCAGGAGAGAGCATGGGCAGAGGAGGAGACAACATTCAAGTTGCAGTAGTCCCTAAAGATAAGAAAGACAG TCCAGTCAGAACAATGGTGCAAGATAACAAGGACGGGACATACTACATTTCCTACACCCCCAGGGAACCTGGCATCTATACTGTGCTGGTCTGTGTCAAAGAGCAGCACGTGCAG GGCTCACCATTCACTGTGACAGTGAGGAAAAGGCACCGCCCACACCTGGGGGTGTTTCACTGCTGCACTTTCTGCTCCAGCGGAGGCCAGAAAACTGCCCGCTGTGCCTGTGGAGGCACCATGCCAG GTGGGTACTTAGGCTGTGGCCATGGACACAAAGGCCACCCAGGTCGTCCCCACTGGTCATGCTGTGGGAAGTTTACTGAGAAGTCGGAATGCACCTGGACAGGTGGGCAGAGCACACCAAGGAGCCTACTCAGGACTGTGGCGCTCTGA